In the Duncaniella freteri genome, one interval contains:
- a CDS encoding toxin glutamine deamidase domain-containing protein: protein MVVDNLYYDRSAGISSAFDFPDGLLHRALLNIYAKGFHPASEIEVTLFNEIWATMDKALIGAFGNMGPSDPDAEFFKELQLNNAVFSAFKVHRAQNDMARLLLGTDGNLKPFEQWSKEAMPIADHQCRTWLRTEYDTAVLRAQQAADWRQFEREKDVLPNLKWMPSTSVTPGQDHKRYWGTVLPVDDRFWNEHRPGDRWNCKCTLSSTDEPPTSVPTGPADAKDGPQKGLENNPGKDARLFSDKHPYRTETHAGARKAVDRLLKRLKEMIKEMPDHLAPEEKTAIARNNLEIEKALESTKGKPMTVEDADKQSANPNYVPEYILDPKGDYMDKTGNRYSLNPEYKASEHKRFSINCQTCAPAYVLRLRGFNVSAKGRTPDTKMEYLSRQHSFEAWRNIDGTPCKPALTADWMNAKGYKQMSAKRYEEYFMETCMEPGVYILTIGWKNGGGHATILQRFDDGSLNYIEPQVYDNRIGAKRSIDELCKNGAIKPIATRGILRVDNKLFNSDFLDIFEK from the coding sequence ATGGTAGTCGATAACCTGTATTATGACAGGAGTGCCGGAATTTCGTCTGCTTTTGATTTCCCCGATGGTTTACTGCATCGTGCCTTGCTGAACATTTATGCCAAAGGCTTCCACCCGGCATCTGAAATAGAGGTCACTCTCTTTAATGAGATATGGGCCACAATGGATAAAGCCTTGATAGGAGCATTCGGCAATATGGGACCATCTGACCCTGACGCAGAGTTCTTCAAGGAATTACAGCTCAACAATGCTGTGTTCTCTGCATTCAAAGTGCATAGGGCACAGAATGACATGGCCCGGCTCTTGTTGGGTACGGACGGCAATCTGAAGCCTTTCGAACAGTGGTCGAAGGAGGCTATGCCCATCGCTGATCACCAGTGCAGGACATGGCTCAGGACCGAATATGACACAGCTGTGCTCAGGGCTCAGCAGGCCGCAGACTGGAGACAGTTCGAGAGGGAGAAGGATGTCCTGCCCAACCTGAAATGGATGCCTTCGACATCCGTGACGCCGGGGCAGGACCATAAACGGTACTGGGGCACCGTACTGCCGGTTGATGACAGGTTCTGGAACGAGCACCGCCCCGGGGACCGGTGGAACTGCAAATGCACGCTGTCATCGACCGATGAACCTCCGACATCTGTCCCGACAGGCCCCGCAGATGCCAAGGACGGTCCTCAGAAAGGTCTTGAGAACAACCCGGGCAAGGATGCCAGGCTATTCTCTGATAAACATCCCTATCGGACGGAGACCCATGCAGGAGCCCGAAAAGCTGTCGACAGGCTGTTGAAACGACTGAAGGAAATGATAAAGGAAATGCCTGATCATTTGGCACCGGAAGAAAAGACAGCCATTGCCAGGAACAATCTCGAGATCGAAAAAGCCCTCGAATCAACCAAGGGCAAGCCTATGACCGTGGAGGATGCCGACAAGCAGTCCGCCAACCCGAATTATGTGCCGGAATATATCCTTGACCCTAAAGGTGACTATATGGACAAAACAGGTAACCGCTACAGCTTAAATCCGGAATATAAAGCTTCAGAACATAAACGGTTCAGCATAAACTGCCAGACCTGTGCACCGGCCTATGTCCTGAGGTTAAGAGGGTTCAATGTCTCGGCAAAAGGCAGGACACCAGACACCAAAATGGAATATCTTTCACGGCAACATTCGTTTGAAGCTTGGAGAAACATAGATGGAACCCCTTGTAAACCTGCTCTTACAGCTGATTGGATGAACGCCAAAGGCTATAAACAAATGTCAGCCAAACGTTATGAGGAATATTTCATGGAAACATGCATGGAACCTGGGGTATATATCTTGACTATTGGTTGGAAAAATGGCGGAGGCCATGCGACCATACTGCAAAGATTCGATGATGGATCATTAAACTACATCGAGCCACAGGTGTATGACAACAGGATTGGAGCCAAAAGATCCATTGACGAATTATGCAAGAACGGGGCTATAAAACCGATAGCTACAAGAGGGATATTGAGAGTGGACAACAAGCTGTTCAATTCAGACTTCCTCGACATCTTTGAAAAATGA